The Insulibacter thermoxylanivorax genome segment CCAGCCCCAATCCGTATCGTTGTCGGTTGCATTTGTGCGATAGGTGCGATTGTTGACGCTGCGCGTCGCCATATTGTTGTCCCAATTGTCCCTGCGTCCATTTATGCCCCAATCGCCGTTGTTCATGTGACGGATAACGGCCCCGTCCGGGCGTGTCATATCGTTGATCTGGTTTACAACTTGATTGCCCCGCACAGCATTGCCGGCTTTGCCATTGTCATCCCGACCTCCGGCAGCATGCGCCGTACTGGGCAGAACTAGAAGCATCAGAGTTGCGGCTAGAGACAGCATCCACTTTCTCATCGTCAACTTCCTTTCTGCATGATATTGTGGTCTTCCGTGATTTAGGATAACCATGCGCTTCATGCTTATCCGTTACAATATTTGTTGTCGATGCGTGTCATGAACAGGATGGAGCGGGAGGATGCCCGAACGGGTCATATGCCTAATTTGCCCGGGGTCAGGCACCTTACATTCGCCCATGCATATGGTGTACTGTACCGATACCAAGTGAGGGATGGATGATGATGAAAGAGATGGTCTATCAGGCGAGTCCAGAAGCAGTGCAGACTTTGCATCAGATCAGGGAAAGCGTGCACAAGTGCTGCCAATCATGCATGAATCGCATCGTTCGGGTACAGACCATGGACGGTGAAGTATATGAAGGTATGTTGATGGGCATGGATCATAAGCACCTGTATCTGAGCATTGCACAAGGGGTGGACCAAAGACAGTTCTTCCCTGGAGGAGTTTTCTATCCTCCAGCTTCCAGCGTGATCTTGCCGCTCGTTCTATATGAATTGCTTGTGATCTCCTTGCTCTATTAAGCGGAGCGAGAAGAAGACAGATGCAGTCTGTGAATTAGATGCTTAATCGTGTGTGCGCATGCGGCCGGGTTGCATGAACCCGGTTTTTTTGCTTTTGCCAGGATTTAAACATATCTCCTCAACCGTCTCATAGGATAGGATAAAAGGGCGTACAAATGGCGAGATCTCCATCCCGTGGTGAACTGCAACTTT includes the following:
- a CDS encoding acetyl-CoA acetyltransferase, which codes for MNRIVRVQTMDGEVYEGMLMGMDHKHLYLSIAQGVDQRQFFPGGVFYPPASSVILPLVLYELLVISLLY
- a CDS encoding WGxxGxxG family protein; its protein translation is MRKWMLSLAATLMLLVLPSTAHAAGGRDDNGKAGNAVRGNQVVNQINDMTRPDGAVIRHMNNGDWGINGRRDNWDNNMATRSVNNRTYRTNATDNDTDWGWLGLLGLIGLAGMMGRGRDRGDAR